A region of Spartobacteria bacterium DNA encodes the following proteins:
- the nusB gene encoding transcription antitermination factor NusB produces MKPRRIARERAVQFLFLREFNKTEETADLLLTFWEQSGPQSKQQLAFTEDLVYGVIKNIDELDGEIARCATNWNIQRLALVDLNILRLGIYELLYSKDTPAVVVINEAVEVAKALSNFESGRFVNGILDRVRKDLVKKNEEA; encoded by the coding sequence ATGAAGCCACGTCGCATAGCAAGAGAACGTGCGGTTCAGTTTTTGTTTTTACGGGAGTTTAACAAGACGGAAGAAACAGCTGATTTACTGCTTACATTCTGGGAACAGAGCGGCCCGCAGAGTAAACAGCAATTGGCCTTTACAGAAGATCTGGTTTACGGCGTGATTAAAAACATCGATGAACTGGATGGAGAGATTGCCCGCTGTGCCACGAACTGGAATATCCAGCGACTGGCACTGGTAGATTTAAATATTCTGCGACTGGGCATTTATGAACTGCTTTATTCGAAAGATACGCCGGCGGTGGTGGTGATCAATGAAGCGGTGGAAGTCGCTAAAGCTTTGAGTAATTTTGAGTCAGGCCGGTTTGTAAACGGGATTCTGGATCGGGTGCGCAAGGATTTGGTAAAAAAGAATGAAGAGGCATAA
- a CDS encoding 6,7-dimethyl-8-ribityllumazine synthase, translating to MLQAGIFKSQNQQRNNIKEGIMEKGVAMDAVLSVPVSDDDVRVIKGSYDGTGVRVAIIVARFNEELTSALLQSAIATLKDCHVEAEDISVIWVPGAFEIPAIAEQLAQMERHDAVIALGTVIQGETQHAQLINQHVALSLGQLSASYAMPVIYEVISAQTMDQAKARCLGEDSKGRYAALAALEMVHVFEQLDESIG from the coding sequence ATGCTACAGGCAGGCATTTTCAAATCACAGAACCAGCAGAGAAATAACATAAAAGAGGGTATTATGGAAAAAGGCGTAGCTATGGACGCGGTATTGAGCGTACCGGTTTCAGACGACGATGTGCGTGTGATAAAGGGTTCCTATGATGGAACGGGTGTACGGGTTGCAATCATTGTTGCGCGTTTTAATGAAGAACTGACGTCTGCATTATTGCAGAGTGCCATTGCGACATTAAAAGACTGTCACGTGGAAGCCGAAGATATTTCGGTCATATGGGTTCCCGGCGCATTTGAAATTCCGGCCATAGCCGAACAGCTGGCACAGATGGAACGCCATGATGCCGTGATTGCTCTGGGTACGGTGATTCAGGGAGAAACACAGCATGCACAGCTGATTAATCAGCATGTGGCCCTGTCGCTGGGACAGCTGAGTGCATCCTATGCCATGCCGGTGATTTATGAAGTCATCTCCGCGCAGACCATGGATCAGGCCAAAGCACGTTGTCTGGGCGAAGACAGCAAAGGCAGATATGCGGCACTGGCGGCACTGGAAATGGTGCACGTTTTTGAGCAGCTGGACGAGTCCATAGGATGA
- a CDS encoding bifunctional 3,4-dihydroxy-2-butanone-4-phosphate synthase/GTP cyclohydrolase II: MFDPIDDIILAIHDGEMVVMADDENRENEGDIICAADKITPEIINFMTKHARGLICVPLDSIYTKRLKLGRMNKNDGGDLYGTAFMDSVDAATDDVTTGISAYDRFRTVQVLVDDHSNTSDLRRPGHMFPLEAVEGGVLRRPGHTEAAVDLARLAGLNPAGVICEIMQEDGEMARLPQLIEFAREHGLKIGSVEELIYHRRRTEMLVKKVRKVQMPTEFGDFDLHLYYSYLDDCHHLALVMGEPEKDEKGALVRIHSECLTGDVFGSRRCDCGTQLHRAMQAVADEGCGVVLYMRQEGRGIGLEHKIAAYELQEQGLDTVEANIHLGFDADLRDYGSGAQILEDLGLHKIRLMTNNPGKIEGLEHFGLEIVERVSIIVQCSEHNERYLSTKKEKMGHLL, encoded by the coding sequence ATATTCGATCCCATTGACGATATCATTCTAGCCATCCATGACGGGGAAATGGTGGTGATGGCAGATGATGAAAACCGTGAAAATGAAGGGGACATTATTTGCGCGGCCGATAAAATCACGCCGGAAATCATAAATTTCATGACCAAACACGCCCGAGGTCTGATCTGCGTCCCGCTGGATTCCATCTATACGAAACGTCTGAAACTGGGACGTATGAACAAAAATGACGGCGGTGATTTGTATGGAACGGCCTTTATGGATTCCGTGGATGCGGCCACCGATGATGTAACGACAGGCATCAGTGCCTATGACCGCTTTCGTACTGTTCAGGTTCTGGTTGATGACCACAGCAATACATCGGATTTACGCCGTCCCGGCCATATGTTCCCGCTGGAAGCCGTGGAAGGCGGCGTACTGCGTCGTCCGGGCCACACCGAAGCCGCCGTGGATCTGGCCCGTTTAGCCGGTTTAAATCCTGCGGGAGTGATCTGCGAAATTATGCAGGAAGACGGCGAAATGGCGCGTCTGCCGCAGCTCATTGAATTTGCCAGAGAGCACGGGTTGAAAATCGGATCGGTGGAAGAACTTATTTATCATCGCCGCCGCACAGAAATGCTGGTTAAAAAAGTGCGCAAAGTTCAGATGCCCACGGAGTTCGGTGATTTTGACTTGCACTTGTATTATTCTTACCTGGATGACTGCCATCATTTAGCACTGGTTATGGGCGAACCGGAAAAAGACGAAAAAGGGGCATTGGTCCGGATTCATAGCGAATGCCTGACAGGGGACGTCTTTGGGTCACGGCGCTGTGACTGCGGGACACAGCTGCATCGTGCCATGCAGGCCGTGGCCGATGAAGGGTGCGGCGTGGTACTGTATATGCGTCAGGAAGGGCGCGGCATTGGACTGGAACACAAAATTGCGGCGTATGAACTGCAAGAGCAGGGGCTGGATACGGTGGAGGCCAACATTCATCTGGGTTTTGACGCCGATCTGCGTGACTATGGCAGCGGCGCACAGATATTGGAAGATCTGGGGTTGCATAAGATTCGTCTGATGACCAATAATCCGGGAAAAATCGAAGGATTAGAGCACTTCGGCCTTGAAATTGTGGAACGCGTTTCGATTATAGTTCAATGCTCAGAGCACAACGAACGGTATTTGAGTACCAAAAAAGAGAAGATGGGGCATTTACTGTAG
- a CDS encoding LacI family transcriptional regulator gives MTDSNGKKKFVGIRDIATLAGVSTATVSRVINQPDSTSPAIREKVQAVIRQYDYVPNQMAKNLFSQTSNSIALFIYDVNNPFFGALIRALNNITFDSQYTLLICDTENNKEKEEKYLRYCQGIRCTGSILTEGVNYDLFTDAKFTQKISCLDRSIGRNYSCVTSDNYGGVQRLVDYLYNLNHRKIAYAGPQELYQSTMIRKQSYTDALVQHGIDIRDDYIFQSDRISHDTGVKALGYFWTLSDRPTAVVCANDQIAQGLIMKAYKLGIAVPGDLSVVGYDGVDQSYFFPKITTIRQNIHQLALELFDSVKDKNAPIIHKILDNEMVIGESCRKIPYSPDGSSDE, from the coding sequence ATGACGGATTCAAATGGAAAAAAGAAATTTGTTGGTATTCGGGATATTGCCACGCTTGCCGGCGTATCGACGGCAACGGTCTCGCGTGTCATTAATCAGCCTGACTCCACGTCGCCTGCCATCAGAGAAAAAGTTCAGGCGGTTATTCGTCAATACGACTACGTTCCCAACCAAATGGCAAAAAATCTGTTTTCACAGACATCCAATTCGATTGCGCTGTTTATTTATGACGTAAATAATCCCTTCTTCGGGGCATTGATCCGGGCATTAAACAATATTACCTTCGACAGTCAGTACACGTTGCTTATTTGCGATACGGAAAATAATAAAGAGAAGGAGGAGAAGTATCTCCGCTATTGCCAGGGTATTCGTTGTACAGGCAGTATTCTGACGGAAGGGGTGAACTACGACTTATTTACCGATGCCAAGTTCACGCAGAAAATTTCCTGTCTCGACCGTTCTATCGGCCGAAATTATTCCTGTGTTACATCGGATAACTATGGCGGGGTGCAGCGTCTGGTAGACTATCTCTATAATTTGAACCATCGGAAAATTGCCTATGCGGGACCGCAGGAGCTCTATCAGTCAACCATGATTAGAAAGCAGAGCTACACCGATGCGCTGGTACAGCACGGGATCGATATTCGAGACGACTATATTTTCCAATCGGACAGAATTTCCCACGACACCGGCGTGAAAGCCTTAGGCTATTTCTGGACGTTAAGCGACCGTCCTACCGCAGTAGTCTGTGCCAACGACCAGATTGCTCAGGGACTTATTATGAAAGCCTACAAATTAGGTATCGCTGTACCCGGCGATCTGTCAGTGGTGGGGTATGACGGGGTGGATCAATCCTATTTTTTTCCGAAAATAACGACGATAAGGCAGAACATACACCAATTGGCCTTGGAACTGTTTGACTCTGTTAAAGATAAAAATGCTCCGATTATTCACAAGATTCTGGACAACGAAATGGTCATTGGAGAATCCTGCCGAAAAATCCCTTACTCGCCGGATGGATCATCGGACGAATAG
- a CDS encoding pyruvate formate-lyase, which yields MNDRIQTLRQRLFDADPKICSERCNIFTASMKESEGMPIALRRANAYYDVLDKMTISIQDDEIIVGNQTKWIKSAPIYPEYSVEWLEEEFEGKPYFFDQRPGDRFYYDEETKTDILEAVSYWKGKSMYENIRKLLPEEVNNAWNATVIDDTWVTSQGLGNVVVDYDLVVKKGLRDVVQRIEKELADLDLKAVGTIKKKWFLEAALKSNQAVIRYAERLAEACETKAEQTTDAARKEELLRIANNCRTVPFAPAQTFEQAVQSIFTILMAVHLESNGHAFSLGRFDQYVYPLYKKELDAGTITRERALEIVEAFFIKCNEINKLRSWPDSEFFLGYQMFINLAVGGQTVDGQDAVNEVSHLCVEACADVKLFTPSISIKWFEGTDDAFMMKALEAVMQHQGGQPAFYNDKAFIRTLRNLGIAEEDLVDWCPDGCIEASIPGKWDFAAKGPWLNVEKVLEITLNNGLDPRSGIMFKKTDKKIEDCADTAEILEEYKKMLTYFMDLQVVTEHINDEVHAFTDINAFRASLIDDCIGRGLDLVEGGSRYSVDGGPTAGTISSGDALAAIEEMVFVQKRVTMPELLYALKTNYEDEYTTPSGPEIRAMMLNKAPKYGNDDDRADKWVVAVEDFIGSSYRNNYKSSKFGKGPVPCCYSYSQSPVTGNIAFGAAVGATPDGRKAGMPVNNGISPANGSEKEGATAACNSVAKLPSVWFQKGAIFNMRLTPAALETPENRQKVIDMVKVLFNNYGQQIQFNVVDGKVYKEAMERPDEFKDLMVRVSGYSALFTTLAPAVQQDVINRVELDV from the coding sequence ATGAACGATCGAATACAAACATTGCGTCAGCGGTTATTTGACGCCGACCCCAAAATTTGTTCGGAACGCTGCAACATCTTTACGGCGTCCATGAAAGAAAGCGAAGGCATGCCCATTGCCCTTCGCCGTGCCAACGCGTATTATGATGTCTTAGATAAAATGACCATCTCGATTCAGGATGATGAAATCATTGTGGGAAATCAGACCAAATGGATCAAAAGCGCTCCCATCTATCCTGAATATTCCGTTGAGTGGCTGGAAGAGGAATTCGAAGGGAAACCTTACTTCTTCGATCAGCGGCCGGGCGATCGTTTTTATTACGATGAAGAAACCAAAACCGATATTCTTGAAGCGGTCTCGTACTGGAAAGGAAAATCCATGTACGAAAATATCCGCAAGCTGCTGCCTGAAGAGGTCAATAATGCATGGAACGCCACGGTGATTGATGACACATGGGTTACCTCGCAGGGACTGGGCAACGTGGTGGTCGATTATGATCTGGTGGTCAAAAAAGGACTCAGAGATGTCGTACAGCGCATTGAAAAAGAACTGGCTGACCTGGATCTTAAAGCCGTGGGCACCATTAAGAAAAAATGGTTTTTAGAAGCGGCACTCAAGAGCAACCAGGCGGTTATCCGTTATGCAGAACGCCTTGCTGAAGCCTGCGAAACCAAAGCGGAGCAGACGACCGATGCAGCGCGCAAAGAAGAACTGCTGCGTATTGCCAATAACTGCCGGACGGTTCCTTTTGCACCTGCACAGACCTTTGAACAGGCTGTACAAAGCATTTTCACCATTTTAATGGCGGTTCATCTGGAATCAAATGGTCATGCCTTTTCGCTGGGGCGTTTCGATCAGTATGTTTATCCGCTGTACAAAAAAGAACTGGATGCCGGCACCATTACAAGAGAACGGGCTCTGGAAATCGTCGAAGCGTTCTTTATTAAATGTAATGAAATCAACAAACTGAGATCCTGGCCGGATTCGGAATTTTTCCTTGGATATCAGATGTTCATTAATCTGGCCGTCGGCGGTCAGACGGTGGATGGTCAGGATGCAGTGAATGAGGTTTCTCACCTGTGCGTCGAAGCCTGTGCTGATGTCAAACTGTTCACCCCTTCTATTTCCATTAAATGGTTTGAAGGAACAGACGATGCTTTCATGATGAAGGCACTGGAAGCCGTCATGCAGCATCAGGGCGGACAGCCAGCTTTTTATAATGATAAAGCGTTCATCAGAACCTTACGTAATCTGGGTATTGCCGAAGAAGATTTGGTCGATTGGTGTCCTGACGGCTGTATCGAAGCCTCCATCCCCGGAAAATGGGATTTTGCGGCCAAAGGCCCCTGGCTGAATGTGGAAAAAGTCCTTGAAATCACGTTAAACAATGGTCTCGATCCTAGATCTGGCATCATGTTCAAGAAGACGGATAAGAAAATCGAAGACTGTGCCGATACAGCGGAGATTCTTGAAGAATATAAAAAGATGCTGACCTATTTCATGGATTTGCAGGTCGTCACCGAACATATCAATGACGAAGTGCATGCATTCACGGATATCAATGCCTTCCGGGCGTCGCTGATTGATGACTGCATTGGTCGCGGGCTGGATTTGGTCGAGGGCGGCTCCAGGTATTCTGTCGATGGCGGTCCGACGGCGGGAACGATCAGTTCCGGCGATGCGCTGGCGGCCATTGAAGAAATGGTGTTTGTGCAGAAGCGGGTCACGATGCCGGAACTGCTCTATGCCCTGAAGACCAATTATGAAGATGAATATACGACACCGTCCGGCCCGGAAATTCGTGCCATGATGTTGAACAAGGCCCCGAAATACGGCAATGACGATGATCGCGCAGATAAATGGGTCGTCGCGGTTGAAGATTTTATCGGATCTTCCTATCGCAATAACTACAAGAGTTCTAAATTCGGCAAAGGCCCTGTCCCCTGCTGCTATTCCTACAGTCAGAGTCCCGTTACCGGCAACATCGCTTTTGGCGCCGCCGTAGGCGCAACACCCGATGGACGAAAAGCGGGCATGCCGGTGAACAACGGAATCTCTCCTGCCAATGGATCGGAAAAAGAAGGCGCAACGGCTGCCTGCAATTCCGTAGCGAAACTGCCCAGTGTCTGGTTCCAAAAAGGAGCTATTTTCAATATGCGACTGACTCCCGCCGCGTTGGAAACGCCGGAAAATCGCCAGAAGGTGATCGATATGGTCAAAGTGCTGTTTAATAATTACGGTCAGCAGATTCAGTTCAATGTGGTCGATGGCAAAGTTTATAAGGAAGCCATGGAACGCCCGGATGAGTTCAAGGATCTGATGGTGCGTGTATCCGGCTATAGTGCACTTTTCACCACACTGGCACCGGCTGTTCAGCAGGATGTCATCAATCGGGTAGAACTGGATGTCTAA
- a CDS encoding glycyl-radical enzyme activating protein, whose translation MSNSPNNELEQRKAFVFNIERFATEDGKGIRTVVFLKGCTLHCEWCANPESLSLKPVVLFNENLCKGCDTCRTCCPENAIRMDETYGLISDPAKCISCGKCIDACLHNARTMCGEYMTQDELMDILLKDKEFYRMSGGGITFSGGEPLLQSLFIRDVTLELKTHDIPVLVETCGHILRKNIDDVIDCVDAIYFDVKQMDAELHKKYTGRGNELILDNLTYLSEHYSGELSVRYPYIPGFNSDTPAIDAMVEFVGGLNHIDELVFLPYHRLGLPKYRGMGKNYKLGETKSLKKNDLYHLLERYRDCGIPLKIQ comes from the coding sequence ATGTCTAATTCCCCTAACAATGAATTAGAGCAGCGCAAAGCGTTCGTGTTCAACATCGAACGCTTTGCGACGGAGGATGGAAAAGGGATTCGCACCGTCGTTTTCCTGAAGGGGTGTACCCTTCATTGCGAATGGTGCGCCAATCCTGAATCGCTGTCGCTGAAGCCCGTGGTACTGTTTAATGAAAACCTGTGCAAGGGCTGTGATACGTGTCGAACGTGCTGCCCGGAGAATGCGATCCGGATGGATGAGACCTATGGACTGATCAGCGACCCCGCCAAATGTATCAGTTGCGGGAAATGCATCGATGCCTGCCTGCATAATGCCAGAACCATGTGCGGAGAGTATATGACGCAGGATGAACTGATGGATATTCTATTGAAAGATAAGGAGTTCTATCGTATGTCCGGCGGCGGTATAACCTTCAGCGGCGGCGAGCCGTTGCTGCAGAGTCTGTTTATCCGCGATGTAACCTTGGAGTTGAAGACGCATGATATTCCTGTTCTGGTCGAAACATGCGGACATATTTTGCGCAAAAACATCGATGATGTGATCGACTGCGTAGACGCAATCTACTTTGACGTCAAACAGATGGACGCCGAATTACACAAGAAATATACGGGCAGAGGCAATGAACTGATCTTGGATAATTTGACTTATCTGAGTGAGCATTATTCGGGTGAGTTGTCCGTTCGTTATCCCTATATACCCGGTTTTAACAGCGATACCCCAGCCATTGATGCCATGGTAGAATTTGTGGGCGGACTGAACCACATTGATGAATTGGTCTTCCTGCCCTATCATCGACTCGGTCTTCCTAAATATCGCGGCATGGGAAAGAATTATAAACTGGGTGAAACAAAATCGCTGAAAAAAAATGATCTGTATCACCTGTTGGAGAGATATCGAGACTGCGGGATACCACTGAAAATTCAGTAA
- a CDS encoding rhamnulokinase, translating to MNETKQLIAMDCGNSSYRLVLGTYANGTVEMKVLAQEKNTMVMMNGLYYWDIVKMFQFLLKNLKKCVLQGIKPDAIGICTWGVDFAFFDKEGFGLGDMLSYRNTMGQEVLDRLSKDKQDELFYKTGIVCDRINSAYLMSALKEIMPSRTGAAHHVLMVPDIFNYLLTGKMINEPSELSTTQLMNTRTRAVDTEVCESFGIPPSWFSEIGQHGRAIGELLPSIKEDIGLEGSLPVICVPSHDTASAVAAIPTQENEFLFISSGTWSLIGAEIDEPIITKEVLDARLTNEVGAFGKITLLKNSAGMFILDRMKREYEEEIEAISWDDFFSLSDDTSGNTVIDVNEARFFNPPHMTKCIHEALMEKEPSFPYSYAKIIAVVQHSMANNYAKTLQALEKATQKSFDCVYMVGGGTRNETINQMTADYSGKRVVTCGDESTCLGNLGSQLTYFYPKMTLNNIRDVLSKSIEIKEFRPNI from the coding sequence ATGAATGAAACGAAGCAGCTTATTGCTATGGATTGCGGGAATTCTTCCTACCGCTTAGTTCTTGGCACTTATGCCAATGGAACCGTGGAAATGAAGGTTCTGGCACAGGAAAAGAATACCATGGTAATGATGAACGGGTTATATTACTGGGACATCGTAAAGATGTTTCAATTTCTGCTGAAGAACTTGAAAAAGTGCGTGCTTCAGGGAATTAAACCTGATGCCATAGGTATCTGCACCTGGGGTGTTGATTTTGCCTTCTTTGATAAAGAAGGGTTTGGCCTCGGCGATATGCTCAGCTATCGAAATACCATGGGACAGGAAGTGCTGGATCGCCTCTCGAAGGATAAACAGGATGAACTGTTTTATAAAACGGGTATTGTATGCGACCGCATTAATTCAGCGTATTTAATGTCGGCATTAAAAGAAATCATGCCCTCGAGAACCGGTGCTGCACATCATGTTTTGATGGTTCCGGATATTTTTAATTATCTGCTGACGGGAAAGATGATTAATGAGCCCAGCGAATTAAGCACAACGCAGCTGATGAATACCAGAACACGGGCCGTTGACACGGAGGTCTGTGAATCCTTCGGGATCCCTCCATCCTGGTTTTCTGAGATTGGACAGCATGGCAGAGCCATTGGTGAACTGCTGCCTTCGATTAAGGAAGATATCGGTTTAGAAGGCTCCCTTCCCGTGATTTGCGTTCCGTCCCATGATACCGCTTCGGCTGTGGCGGCGATTCCCACACAGGAAAATGAGTTTCTGTTTATCAGTTCCGGAACCTGGTCTCTGATCGGTGCAGAAATCGATGAGCCGATTATTACGAAAGAGGTGCTGGATGCGCGGCTGACCAACGAAGTCGGTGCCTTTGGAAAAATCACCCTGCTGAAGAACAGTGCAGGTATGTTTATACTGGATCGCATGAAACGCGAATACGAAGAGGAAATCGAAGCTATTTCATGGGATGACTTTTTCAGCTTGTCGGACGACACCTCCGGAAACACGGTCATCGATGTGAATGAAGCCCGCTTCTTCAACCCTCCTCATATGACGAAATGCATCCATGAAGCATTGATGGAGAAGGAGCCGTCGTTCCCCTACAGCTATGCAAAAATTATCGCCGTAGTGCAGCACTCCATGGCAAATAACTACGCGAAAACATTGCAGGCTTTAGAAAAAGCAACCCAAAAGAGTTTTGACTGCGTGTACATGGTTGGCGGCGGAACCAGAAATGAAACCATCAATCAAATGACTGCAGATTATAGCGGAAAACGCGTCGTTACATGCGGGGATGAAAGTACCTGCCTGGGTAACCTGGGGTCTCAGCTCACTTATTTTTATCCCAAAATGACACTCAACAACATCCGGGATGTGTTAAGTAAATCCATTGAAATCAAAGAGTTTAGACCGAATATATGA
- a CDS encoding sugar ABC transporter ATP-binding protein, with product MANNILEMRNINKSFFGVSVLNDAKLEVAPGEVHVLLGENGAGKSTMIKILSSAYKKDSGHIFLEGKEVDHRTPKEAIDAGISVIYQEFNLNPYVSVYENMFLGKEFLKNRFIDEKTSIAEAQKSMDRIGLKVHPKTLVGSLSVAQKQMVEIAKAINGELKILVLDEPTAAITDTETVELFKIVRELKAKGVGIIYISHRMSELFEIGDRCTVMRDGEYVNTVTLDETNEDELTRMMVGRSVSFEKKVNECIDPDHKSLEVEGLYYKDFLKDINLDVKRGEILGIAGLVGAGRTELAKCIIGAYHTEHGTIKVHGDVLKGNSISETIEKKVVYLSEDRKDEGLVLIHGVNDNIALPNLARFKKFLLDDKKITSVTKDYIKKMRIKTSSYKAQVKTLSGGNQQKVVIAKWLCLDADVYIFDEPTRGIDVGARDEIYDIMYELIGHGAAIIMISSDLVEVLKMCDRVAVMHEGEIRHILDNDESLNQEIILSYALHGEKR from the coding sequence ATGGCTAACAACATACTCGAGATGAGGAATATTAATAAAAGCTTTTTTGGCGTGAGCGTCCTTAATGATGCAAAGCTGGAAGTAGCACCCGGAGAAGTGCATGTCTTGCTGGGTGAAAACGGGGCGGGAAAATCGACGATGATTAAAATCCTGTCTTCCGCCTATAAAAAGGATTCGGGTCACATTTTTCTGGAAGGAAAGGAAGTCGATCATCGAACACCTAAGGAGGCCATTGATGCCGGAATCAGTGTGATCTATCAGGAGTTTAATCTTAATCCCTATGTTTCCGTTTATGAAAATATGTTTCTTGGGAAGGAATTTTTAAAAAACCGGTTCATTGATGAAAAAACGTCCATTGCCGAAGCGCAAAAATCAATGGATCGCATCGGGTTGAAAGTGCATCCGAAAACATTGGTTGGCAGCCTGAGCGTGGCGCAGAAGCAGATGGTGGAAATTGCGAAAGCGATCAATGGTGAATTGAAAATCCTGGTGCTTGATGAACCCACGGCCGCCATTACGGATACGGAAACCGTGGAGCTGTTTAAGATCGTTAGAGAATTGAAAGCCAAAGGGGTGGGAATTATTTATATTTCCCACCGCATGAGTGAATTGTTCGAAATCGGCGATCGCTGTACGGTGATGCGTGATGGGGAATATGTCAATACGGTTACACTGGATGAAACCAATGAGGACGAATTGACACGTATGATGGTCGGTCGATCCGTTAGTTTTGAAAAGAAAGTCAATGAATGCATTGACCCAGACCACAAAAGCTTGGAAGTGGAAGGGCTGTACTACAAGGATTTCCTGAAGGATATCAATCTGGATGTCAAACGCGGTGAAATTCTGGGCATTGCGGGCCTGGTGGGTGCCGGGCGCACCGAATTGGCAAAATGTATCATTGGTGCGTATCATACCGAGCATGGAACCATTAAAGTGCACGGCGACGTGCTTAAAGGGAACAGCATTTCGGAAACGATTGAGAAAAAAGTGGTTTATCTGAGTGAGGATCGTAAGGATGAAGGCCTGGTACTCATTCATGGTGTGAACGATAATATAGCCCTGCCCAATCTGGCGAGGTTTAAAAAATTCCTGCTGGATGACAAGAAAATCACGTCGGTCACAAAAGATTACATTAAAAAAATGAGAATTAAGACGTCTTCCTATAAGGCACAGGTGAAAACGCTGTCTGGTGGAAATCAACAGAAAGTGGTCATTGCCAAATGGTTGTGTCTTGATGCAGATGTATACATCTTTGACGAACCTACACGAGGAATCGACGTGGGGGCCCGCGATGAAATCTACGATATTATGTATGAACTCATCGGTCACGGTGCCGCCATTATTATGATTTCGTCCGACTTGGTTGAGGTGCTTAAAATGTGCGACCGGGTGGCCGTTATGCATGAAGGAGAAATCAGGCACATTCTCGATAATGATGAATCTTTAAATCAGGAAATTATTCTGTCCTACGCTTTACATGGAGAAAAACGTTAA
- a CDS encoding ABC transporter permease has product MKNAKNQGASKNIDIQSLSLYIGAILIFVVFTGLCSAFGKSFCTLGNMKNIINQSAVIAVIAIGQSIIILTGGIDLSVGSIVGFVGIFGGLLLKSGVPVTLVVLIVVVTGCLIGIINGVFVSYGKVPSFIVTLGSMQIVRGLTMVLNHGRPVSGFPSELRMIVNTKVMGIPISIIYVFLLYAIMITVMKKTRLGRWIYAIGGNANAAKLAGIKINKIEMIAYGFGGLFASIGGIFLLSRLAYADPNAGSGYELDAIAAVVIGGIALSGGKGNIGNTLVGALILGMLKCGLQILNVPVYFQTIIIGMTIIAAVFLDKAKERKAE; this is encoded by the coding sequence ATGAAAAATGCTAAAAATCAGGGAGCTTCAAAAAACATCGATATACAGTCCTTGTCGCTATATATCGGAGCTATATTGATCTTTGTCGTGTTTACCGGGCTTTGCAGTGCTTTTGGAAAAAGCTTCTGCACGCTGGGAAACATGAAAAATATTATCAACCAGTCCGCCGTTATCGCGGTGATTGCTATCGGTCAGTCGATTATTATTCTTACAGGCGGCATTGACCTGTCGGTTGGCTCGATTGTGGGATTTGTCGGGATCTTTGGTGGACTGCTGTTGAAAAGTGGTGTACCCGTGACACTGGTTGTCCTTATTGTGGTGGTTACCGGCTGCCTCATCGGTATCATAAACGGTGTTTTCGTGTCCTACGGAAAAGTACCTTCGTTTATCGTCACACTGGGCAGCATGCAGATTGTGCGAGGATTAACGATGGTTCTTAATCATGGCCGCCCGGTATCAGGGTTCCCAAGTGAACTGCGTATGATTGTGAATACGAAGGTGATGGGAATTCCCATTTCGATCATCTATGTGTTTCTTCTTTATGCCATCATGATTACCGTGATGAAGAAAACCCGTCTGGGACGTTGGATTTACGCCATCGGCGGTAATGCCAACGCAGCCAAACTGGCAGGGATTAAAATCAATAAAATTGAAATGATTGCCTATGGCTTTGGCGGACTCTTTGCCTCCATCGGCGGCATATTCCTCCTTTCCCGTCTGGCCTATGCCGATCCTAATGCAGGATCTGGCTATGAGCTTGATGCGATCGCCGCAGTGGTCATCGGAGGCATTGCTTTATCAGGTGGAAAGGGTAATATCGGCAACACATTGGTCGGTGCCCTTATTCTCGGCATGCTGAAATGCGGCCTCCAGATTTTAAACGTTCCAGTATATTTTCAGACCATCATTATTGGAATGACGATTATCGCAGCCGTTTTCCTCGACAAGGCAAAAGAAAGAAAAGCAGAGTAA